Proteins encoded within one genomic window of Prosthecobacter fusiformis:
- a CDS encoding PAS domain-containing protein: MSIAPSQPSPCAPARHDDAETLAFLNRLTQAVLGLSSPEQIIVTVERMLGEHLEVSRVLVAEASADGETVLVPQTWEAEGMLPLKATTHRLADYGDRLLPDYRAGRPHVRRDACREYSAGPELEALKAIGAVAAIDVPVLIDGIFYMLFVVHQATPRDWTEGEISLVRQVADRTAAEVQRARALREVQASELRFRQMADSMPQIVWTAKPDGIIDYSNRKWHEYTGLPEHDLASLSHEAVVHEEDRARMRAAWEQAVSAGSSYEQEVRLRYGGDGSYRWFINRGLPVRDTGGRVTGWYGTLTDIHDQRMAAEAGWRNEQRLVAALDVADMGTFDWDVRTDAVTMDARSRELFGFDDDQSITAQALFGRIVPSMVSEVQSAAEISLRELSRMEIEYDIRHPAGEVRTVVSISNVAVGTDGQPERLYGVLGDGTNRKRAEMERERFLRTIEVEKANLAAVVEKAPAFICVLRGPEHVFELANEDYYRLAGRRDIIGRTVRAVFPEVEGQGFFEMLDQVYQTGESVSGTEVPLLLGPEERGPARLRFVSFVYQALRDPDGNVSGIFVHGVDMTDAVQVRQALVTSERRRKAALDAAGVGAFNIDITRQDLEADERFRAIFGVKADNLSYADAFAIIHADDREMVRDKVAAATDAKDPQPYAVEYRVVHPDGSIHWVAARGKSAFEGVGDDQQMASFNGTVTDITAQKHAEDELEFQRHQLELIFRESPAAMALWRGDELIFERVNPEYQSLFGNDRQLVGKALLEAVPELEGQGFDEAIRKVLHTGVPFTGTEVLARFASEDGGPPIDRYFDFTYLQVRDPDGCPYGVYDHAVDVTGRVLARRDLEKSQALLQQALSERQSLLDAERAARMEAEQASRMKDEFLATLSHELRTPLNAIVGWTELLHMTSNPSEDLLEGLEVISRNAKAQTQIIEDILDMSRIVNGKLRLSIQPIHLSMIVTAAVETLQPAANGKGVQLQVEAGQLGGRFHGDPNRLQQVLWNLISNALKFTPKGGRVQVSLRQDSGQMEISVTDSGEGIAPEFLPHIFDRFRQADSSTTRIHGGLGLGLSIVKQIVEMHGGTVSADSPGKGQGATFTVCLPLGSLPADAESSAPTASPNSHIAAPAAAFATGDHPLGGLSVVAVDDEPDAVAFLQRLLTANGARVRIAHSAAEALALILEEPPDLLLSDIGMPVEDGYSLIRKVRALPPAEGGGLPAIALTAYARTVDRVKALEAGFQMHLSKPVEPAELIASIVALARLRQ; encoded by the coding sequence ATGTCCATCGCTCCGTCTCAGCCCTCTCCGTGTGCACCTGCCAGGCATGATGATGCTGAAACGCTGGCGTTCCTGAACCGGCTGACCCAGGCGGTGCTGGGGCTGTCCTCGCCGGAGCAGATCATTGTGACGGTGGAACGGATGCTGGGGGAGCATCTGGAGGTGTCCCGGGTGCTGGTGGCAGAGGCCTCGGCGGATGGGGAGACGGTGCTGGTGCCGCAGACCTGGGAGGCGGAAGGGATGCTGCCGCTGAAGGCGACGACGCATCGGCTGGCGGACTATGGGGACCGCCTGTTGCCGGACTATCGGGCGGGCCGTCCGCACGTGCGCCGCGATGCCTGCCGGGAGTATTCAGCGGGGCCGGAACTGGAGGCGCTGAAGGCGATCGGCGCGGTAGCGGCAATCGATGTGCCAGTGCTGATTGATGGGATCTTTTACATGCTTTTTGTCGTCCACCAAGCCACGCCGCGTGACTGGACGGAGGGGGAAATTTCGCTGGTTCGCCAGGTAGCGGATCGCACGGCAGCGGAGGTGCAGCGGGCACGGGCACTGCGGGAGGTCCAGGCCAGCGAGCTGCGATTCCGACAAATGGCGGATTCGATGCCCCAGATCGTCTGGACGGCAAAGCCGGATGGGATAATCGATTACTCCAATCGCAAGTGGCATGAGTATACTGGCCTGCCAGAACATGATCTGGCCAGCCTGAGCCATGAGGCTGTGGTGCATGAAGAGGATCGCGCCCGCATGCGCGCGGCCTGGGAACAGGCGGTGAGTGCGGGGAGCAGCTATGAGCAGGAGGTGCGCCTAAGATACGGTGGGGACGGCAGCTACCGCTGGTTCATCAATCGTGGTCTGCCGGTGCGTGACACAGGCGGCAGGGTGACGGGATGGTACGGCACCCTCACGGATATTCATGATCAAAGAATGGCGGCGGAGGCGGGCTGGCGCAATGAGCAGCGGCTGGTGGCCGCGCTGGACGTGGCGGACATGGGCACCTTTGACTGGGATGTACGAACGGACGCCGTGACAATGGACGCTCGCAGCCGGGAACTGTTTGGATTCGATGATGATCAGTCCATCACAGCCCAGGCACTTTTTGGGCGTATCGTCCCCTCCATGGTTAGCGAGGTACAGAGTGCGGCCGAAATCTCGCTGCGGGAGCTATCGCGCATGGAGATCGAGTATGACATCCGGCACCCTGCTGGGGAGGTGCGCACGGTGGTGAGCATCAGCAACGTGGCGGTGGGCACGGACGGGCAGCCGGAGCGTTTGTATGGCGTCCTGGGCGATGGGACTAACCGAAAGCGGGCGGAGATGGAGCGGGAACGATTTTTGCGCACCATTGAGGTGGAGAAGGCCAACCTGGCAGCGGTGGTGGAAAAGGCACCCGCTTTCATTTGTGTGCTACGCGGCCCGGAGCATGTCTTTGAGCTGGCCAATGAGGACTACTACCGCCTGGCCGGTCGGCGGGATATCATCGGCCGAACGGTGCGAGCAGTCTTCCCGGAGGTGGAAGGCCAGGGTTTCTTTGAAATGCTGGACCAGGTGTACCAGACAGGCGAGTCTGTCAGCGGAACAGAGGTGCCTCTTTTACTGGGGCCTGAAGAACGCGGACCTGCGAGGCTGCGGTTTGTGAGTTTTGTCTATCAAGCTCTCCGAGATCCTGACGGGAATGTCAGCGGCATCTTTGTCCATGGTGTGGACATGACGGATGCAGTGCAGGTGCGTCAAGCCCTGGTGACCAGTGAGCGGCGGCGGAAAGCTGCGCTGGATGCCGCAGGGGTGGGCGCTTTTAACATCGATATCACCAGGCAGGATCTGGAGGCGGACGAGCGCTTCCGCGCCATCTTTGGGGTGAAGGCGGACAACTTGAGCTACGCGGATGCCTTTGCCATCATTCATGCGGATGACCGGGAAATGGTGCGGGACAAGGTGGCTGCTGCCACGGATGCCAAAGACCCCCAGCCCTATGCGGTGGAATATCGGGTGGTGCATCCAGACGGATCCATCCACTGGGTGGCGGCTCGTGGAAAGTCCGCATTCGAAGGCGTGGGCGATGACCAGCAAATGGCCAGCTTCAACGGCACAGTGACCGATATTACTGCCCAAAAGCATGCCGAGGATGAGCTGGAGTTTCAACGGCACCAACTGGAGCTCATTTTCCGCGAATCCCCCGCTGCTATGGCGCTGTGGCGTGGAGATGAGCTTATTTTTGAGCGGGTAAATCCAGAATACCAGTCCTTGTTTGGCAATGACCGGCAACTGGTGGGCAAGGCCCTTCTAGAAGCCGTGCCAGAGCTGGAAGGACAGGGGTTTGACGAGGCGATCCGCAAGGTGCTGCACACTGGCGTGCCCTTCACCGGCACGGAGGTGTTGGCGCGGTTTGCCAGCGAGGACGGTGGCCCGCCCATTGACCGCTATTTTGACTTCACCTACCTCCAGGTGCGTGACCCAGATGGATGTCCTTATGGTGTATATGATCATGCGGTGGACGTGACAGGCCGGGTGCTGGCACGGCGGGATTTGGAAAAAAGCCAGGCGCTGCTACAGCAGGCTTTGTCCGAGCGGCAGTCCCTGCTGGATGCAGAACGCGCCGCACGCATGGAGGCGGAGCAGGCCAGCCGCATGAAGGATGAGTTCCTGGCCACCCTGTCCCACGAGCTGCGCACGCCGCTAAATGCCATCGTGGGGTGGACGGAGTTGCTACACATGACTTCGAATCCCTCGGAGGATCTGTTGGAAGGCCTGGAGGTGATCTCACGCAATGCTAAGGCACAGACCCAGATCATCGAAGACATCCTGGACATGAGCCGGATTGTGAATGGCAAGCTGCGCCTCAGCATCCAGCCTATCCATCTTTCCATGATCGTCACTGCCGCCGTAGAAACTCTGCAGCCCGCAGCCAATGGCAAAGGCGTGCAACTCCAGGTAGAGGCGGGCCAGCTCGGGGGCCGCTTTCATGGCGATCCGAATCGGCTACAACAGGTCCTTTGGAATCTGATCTCCAATGCCCTGAAGTTCACTCCTAAAGGAGGCCGGGTCCAGGTGTCGCTGCGGCAAGACTCAGGCCAAATGGAGATCAGCGTCACCGATTCGGGAGAAGGCATCGCGCCGGAATTTTTGCCGCATATTTTTGACCGCTTCCGGCAGGCTGATTCCAGCACGACACGCATCCATGGCGGCCTGGGGCTGGGCCTTTCCATTGTAAAACAGATCGTGGAGATGCATGGTGGCACAGTCAGCGCGGACAGTCCTGGCAAAGGCCAGGGTGCGACCTTCACCGTATGTCTGCCTCTGGGATCCTTACCTGCTGATGCTGAGTCAAGCGCTCCTACCGCCTCCCCGAATTCACACATTGCAGCTCCCGCGGCCGCCTTCGCCACCGGGGACCATCCGCTGGGAGGTCTCTCCGTGGTGGCGGTGGATGACGAGCCTGATGCCGTGGCCTTCCTCCAGCGGCTGCTGACCGCCAATGGTGCCCGCGTGCGAATCGCCCATTCCGCCGCCGAAGCCCTGGCCTTGATCCTGGAAGAGCCGCCTGACCTGCTGCTGAGCGATATCGGCATGCCCGTTGAAGATGGCTATTCCCTCATCCGCAAAGTGCGCGCCCTCCCGCCCGCTGAGGGTGGGGGACTCCCCGCCATCGCCCTGACCGCCTATGCCCGCACAGTGGACCGCGTGAAGGCCCTGGAAGCCGGCTTTCAAATGCATCTTTCCAAACCCGTAGAGCCTGCAGAACTCATTGCCTCCATTGTCGCACTTGCCCGGTTACGCCAATAG
- the vccA gene encoding Verru_Chthon cassette protein A, whose product MIDADPTTEGGDSNELPRKPVMNLSIISFPGPPRRGIALVTVISIVALMTVLLVAMLSVSQTELKSANVSSDGQQARRLSDVAVNIVISQLRKATTQNTASSGWEAWASQPGLVRRFATNGQTQAAYKLYSSPLLVLREAGQIESQLLTDSAPADWQQNPFRFVDLNKPAVRTTPQGQPLLLFPILDPRAQSETGSSTGGFSYQDQTAAGVHTTGGDAQRVPMPVEWMYILKDGALGTLNAANEFVGSAPATSANPIVGRIAFWTDDESSKVNINTASEPTPWAMPTFFYEQDAAYARYQPVGGEFQRYPGHPATTALSPILFPGQSLSTAQKEAIYGLVPKVGPGGSRAGTKAYNDPEIAAVDLASFRSERLYASLDELLLNENRQPNQLNGTALEPEAIQRAGFFLTAQSRAPEANPFGLPKIAIWPVSYRGSAYRTSFDQLIAHCSTLRNAGGSRSYVFQRGWADSTSQDIDLTQNKDLLTYLQELLDKPVPGFSSSAGQTFNSKYDKDLPQILVEIFDYIRSVNLHDGSLITEEDRIDGTGSTDNQLLGYAAGSVRPAVFKTFTDPRFFAAATEESDPDAVDGQVEKMGLPGHGQVTPSRWTVNGDVVQGFGRFPTISEAGLHFICAADNTDDPDNPFLEADPAIGKPGGGSAAKGQLDNTQPVGQNRWYSNFPPRPKPNPAKDEKAKPALYPLTGGFPYGPDKTHPGYQRENWNHQLQANTPLRPGFRRIQARLLLEFFIPTAGYTILEPDITVKVKGLHKFAVNGQRLFPNDEELLYTGRRATHPGAQMHGGYGTGLKGLLRAREVPARDPMPADVNWGDAEWEVKPSASSDSARSVINYDLISDYVDINVGRDGSLPMQLSETGGGQSIPLTMEIYSGHLGRIATKDESPPELVQTLHPEFPAAAMKAPTLVRTAARPVVNAKGKTVDAGREPPAWWTFHTRGALGFAGRDSLVGRDQLGPQADVTLRGRLFRHNLAPQVENQHTMGAFFFGFDPAVTGAPRPFRTKSKASTQALIDIAEEREGSDVVQTVTIRHGDYRVTAAKNVVPAEDWQKHRYYGTRRLAHSFTNFVSNQLPGYDYGGNADFGDRLVPNESGAGYANNRIPDLPYLPDAKATAQRYGDFDNGPGPHRDGPYINKPDEGNLNIVAGDKGVAYFSESAQHRSTEQDFYSPNRMIPSPVTFGSLPTGVKAGNPWQTLLFRPQQGHPGGPSRLGGNSPADHLLLEFFWMPVVEPYAISEPFSTAGKINLNYQIFPFTHIRRATGLHALLAGEVIHAVPNEDAPNYKVFPSASNQNVFWGKAQEKKWHYQIDAEKTLAQFEERFAQGRAFISASEICDIHLVPRGASGITTHADMEKFWSDHRLTGDNTRERPYAGLYPRVTTRSNTFRVHYIAQTLKKARSTQPDEMTDKDKVTGEFRGSSLIERHLDPTQPGLPDFATNAAGQTLDHYHEFRVLQTQRFGF is encoded by the coding sequence ATGATTGACGCCGATCCGACCACGGAAGGCGGAGATTCCAACGAACTCCCCCGCAAGCCCGTCATGAACCTGTCCATCATTTCTTTTCCTGGCCCACCACGTCGCGGTATCGCGCTGGTGACAGTTATTTCCATTGTCGCCCTGATGACAGTGCTGCTTGTGGCCATGCTTTCGGTTTCACAGACGGAGCTGAAATCTGCCAATGTCAGTTCTGATGGGCAGCAGGCCCGTCGCCTGTCGGATGTGGCGGTCAACATTGTTATTTCCCAGCTCCGCAAGGCGACGACGCAAAACACTGCTTCTAGCGGCTGGGAGGCCTGGGCCTCACAACCGGGTCTAGTCCGCCGTTTCGCCACCAATGGCCAAACGCAGGCTGCCTACAAGCTCTACTCCAGCCCGCTTCTCGTCCTGCGTGAAGCAGGCCAAATCGAAAGCCAGCTTTTAACGGATTCGGCACCAGCAGACTGGCAGCAGAACCCATTCCGGTTCGTGGATCTCAACAAACCTGCGGTTCGCACCACACCTCAGGGCCAACCTTTACTGCTGTTTCCCATCCTGGATCCACGGGCTCAATCTGAAACTGGTTCCAGCACTGGGGGATTTTCCTACCAGGATCAAACCGCGGCTGGTGTACATACAACGGGAGGGGATGCACAACGTGTGCCGATGCCGGTGGAATGGATGTACATTCTGAAAGACGGCGCGCTCGGCACGCTGAACGCCGCTAACGAATTCGTCGGCAGTGCCCCGGCTACCTCTGCTAATCCCATCGTTGGTCGCATCGCGTTTTGGACAGATGATGAATCCTCCAAGGTCAATATTAACACCGCATCTGAGCCCACCCCCTGGGCCATGCCCACTTTTTTTTATGAGCAGGACGCTGCCTATGCACGTTACCAGCCAGTGGGCGGAGAATTTCAGCGTTATCCTGGCCACCCGGCCACCACCGCGCTCAGTCCCATCCTCTTTCCCGGACAGTCACTTTCCACGGCGCAAAAGGAAGCCATCTACGGTCTCGTGCCCAAGGTCGGCCCAGGTGGCAGTCGCGCAGGCACCAAGGCATACAACGATCCAGAGATTGCCGCCGTGGATCTAGCCAGCTTCCGCAGTGAACGTCTTTACGCCAGCCTGGACGAGTTGCTGCTGAATGAGAACCGCCAGCCTAACCAATTAAATGGAACAGCACTTGAGCCGGAGGCCATCCAGCGCGCAGGCTTTTTCCTCACTGCCCAAAGCCGCGCGCCGGAAGCCAATCCCTTCGGCCTGCCCAAGATCGCCATCTGGCCTGTCAGCTATCGTGGCTCCGCATACCGCACCTCCTTTGACCAGCTCATTGCCCATTGCTCCACCCTCCGCAATGCGGGTGGCTCACGCAGCTATGTCTTCCAACGCGGCTGGGCGGACTCCACCAGCCAGGACATCGACCTCACCCAGAATAAAGACCTGCTAACCTACCTGCAAGAGCTCCTGGACAAGCCTGTACCAGGTTTTTCCTCATCCGCAGGACAGACGTTTAACAGCAAGTATGACAAAGACCTTCCTCAGATCCTGGTCGAAATTTTTGATTACATCCGCAGTGTGAACCTACACGATGGCAGCCTCATCACCGAGGAGGACCGCATCGATGGCACTGGCAGCACAGACAACCAGCTTTTGGGATACGCCGCAGGCAGCGTACGTCCAGCCGTCTTCAAGACCTTCACGGATCCACGTTTTTTTGCTGCCGCAACGGAAGAAAGCGACCCTGATGCCGTGGACGGACAGGTGGAAAAGATGGGCCTGCCAGGACATGGCCAGGTCACGCCTTCTCGCTGGACAGTGAATGGTGATGTGGTCCAGGGATTTGGCCGCTTTCCTACCATTAGTGAAGCAGGCCTGCATTTCATCTGCGCTGCCGACAACACGGATGACCCTGACAATCCTTTTCTGGAAGCAGACCCGGCGATCGGCAAACCAGGCGGTGGCAGCGCCGCCAAAGGCCAACTGGATAACACCCAGCCCGTCGGGCAAAATCGCTGGTATTCTAACTTCCCACCGCGGCCCAAACCCAACCCCGCAAAGGATGAAAAAGCCAAACCCGCCCTTTACCCTTTGACCGGCGGCTTCCCGTATGGACCCGACAAAACTCATCCCGGATATCAGCGTGAAAACTGGAACCACCAACTCCAGGCCAATACCCCGCTAAGACCTGGTTTCCGCCGGATCCAGGCGCGCCTTCTGTTGGAGTTTTTTATTCCAACGGCTGGTTATACCATCCTCGAGCCGGACATCACCGTGAAGGTCAAGGGACTGCACAAGTTCGCTGTCAATGGTCAGCGCTTATTTCCCAATGACGAGGAATTGTTATACACAGGTCGTCGTGCTACCCACCCCGGAGCACAGATGCATGGAGGCTATGGCACGGGGCTGAAGGGATTGCTGCGTGCCCGTGAAGTGCCAGCGCGTGATCCTATGCCTGCGGATGTGAACTGGGGAGATGCGGAATGGGAGGTAAAGCCATCGGCCAGTTCAGACAGTGCCCGCAGTGTCATAAACTACGACCTCATCAGCGATTATGTGGACATCAACGTGGGGCGTGATGGCAGCTTGCCCATGCAACTCAGTGAAACAGGTGGAGGCCAGAGCATCCCGCTGACTATGGAAATTTACTCGGGCCATCTGGGCCGCATCGCTACCAAGGATGAATCTCCTCCAGAGCTGGTCCAGACCCTGCATCCCGAGTTCCCTGCCGCCGCAATGAAGGCCCCAACACTGGTCCGCACCGCAGCCAGACCCGTGGTCAATGCCAAAGGGAAAACCGTGGACGCTGGACGTGAGCCACCAGCTTGGTGGACTTTCCATACTCGCGGTGCGCTTGGTTTCGCCGGACGTGATTCGCTAGTAGGCAGGGATCAGTTGGGCCCTCAAGCTGATGTGACTCTCCGTGGCCGACTCTTCCGGCACAACCTTGCCCCACAGGTGGAAAATCAACACACCATGGGTGCGTTCTTTTTCGGCTTCGACCCTGCTGTGACTGGTGCTCCACGCCCCTTCCGTACCAAGTCCAAAGCTAGCACGCAGGCACTGATCGACATCGCAGAAGAACGCGAGGGCAGTGACGTAGTGCAGACCGTGACCATCCGTCATGGCGATTACCGTGTTACCGCCGCAAAAAACGTGGTCCCTGCTGAGGACTGGCAAAAGCACCGCTACTACGGCACACGCAGGCTGGCTCACAGCTTCACCAACTTTGTCTCCAATCAGCTTCCCGGTTACGACTACGGCGGCAATGCCGATTTTGGTGACCGTCTGGTACCCAATGAAAGCGGTGCCGGTTATGCCAACAACCGTATCCCTGACCTGCCTTACCTTCCCGATGCCAAAGCCACGGCCCAGCGTTATGGCGATTTTGACAACGGTCCCGGCCCCCACCGCGACGGCCCTTACATCAACAAACCCGACGAAGGCAATCTGAACATCGTCGCTGGGGATAAGGGCGTGGCTTATTTCAGCGAAAGCGCGCAGCACCGCAGCACGGAGCAGGACTTCTATTCACCTAACCGGATGATCCCATCCCCCGTCACCTTTGGTTCCCTTCCAACTGGGGTCAAAGCAGGCAATCCGTGGCAGACACTCTTGTTTCGTCCGCAGCAGGGTCATCCAGGTGGCCCCAGCCGTCTGGGCGGGAACAGTCCGGCAGATCATCTCCTCCTCGAGTTCTTCTGGATGCCGGTGGTGGAGCCTTATGCCATCAGCGAACCCTTTTCCACGGCGGGCAAAATCAATCTGAACTATCAAATCTTTCCCTTCACCCACATCCGCCGCGCCACGGGCCTGCATGCATTGCTGGCCGGAGAGGTCATCCATGCCGTGCCCAATGAGGACGCGCCTAACTACAAGGTATTTCCCAGCGCCTCCAATCAAAATGTCTTTTGGGGAAAGGCCCAGGAAAAGAAGTGGCACTACCAAATCGATGCGGAAAAAACACTGGCCCAGTTTGAGGAACGCTTTGCCCAGGGTCGAGCCTTCATCAGCGCCAGTGAAATTTGCGACATCCACCTCGTGCCCCGCGGGGCATCCGGTATCACCACCCATGCGGACATGGAGAAGTTCTGGAGTGACCATCGCCTGACGGGGGACAACACACGCGAGCGTCCCTATGCTGGCCTTTATCCACGTGTCACAACACGCTCCAATACCTTTCGGGTCCATTACATCGCCCAGACACTCAAAAAAGCACGGTCCACTCAGCCTGATGAGATGACAGATAAGGACAAGGTAACCGGTGAATTTCGCGGCTCCTCCCTCATTGAACGCCACCTGGACCCGACTCAGCCCGGTCTGCCGGACTTCGCTACCAATGCCGCCGGCCAGACGCTGGATCACTATCACGAATTCCGTGTCCTACAGACACAACGCTTTGGCTTTTAA
- the vccB gene encoding Verru_Chthon cassette protein B, with product MKISPTSLRSRRSGFSLAEVTIATGITALAMTTLLGLIPEGLNNIRQAGDLAAETQITNHLFGAVTQAKWHNAVGEDLLAPAFDQQRYFFDDQGVAIEAENPGMDLAYIAEVSVPPADVPLTADSTATNEDYDPYLRRVTVRVTNAANPNFDFDRALPVTYRTHTTLIARTGK from the coding sequence ATGAAAATTTCCCCCACCTCCCTCCGCTCTCGTCGCTCCGGCTTCTCCCTGGCTGAAGTCACCATCGCCACCGGCATTACTGCACTGGCCATGACGACCCTTCTCGGCCTCATCCCGGAAGGCTTGAATAACATCCGTCAGGCTGGTGACTTGGCCGCGGAGACACAAATCACCAACCACCTCTTCGGTGCTGTGACCCAGGCCAAGTGGCATAACGCCGTCGGGGAGGACCTGCTGGCACCCGCCTTTGACCAGCAGCGTTATTTCTTTGACGACCAGGGCGTCGCTATCGAAGCAGAAAATCCCGGCATGGACCTCGCCTACATTGCGGAAGTCAGCGTCCCACCGGCAGATGTACCGCTGACTGCAGACAGCACAGCCACGAACGAAGACTACGATCCCTATCTCAGGCGTGTGACCGTGAGGGTGACCAATGCGGCGAATCCAAATTTCGATTTTGATCGTGCGCTTCCTGTTACTTACCGCACGCACACCACCCTCATCGCCCGTACCGGAAAATGA
- the vccC gene encoding Verru_Chthon cassette protein C — translation MNAHLHSPGRRSNGFTLVELLVSTAVLSILLLVTMSALETMQRSWRETKGKVNQFRNARIAFETITRNLSQATLNTYWDYHYSSTGSNIPPAESTEPPTGYVRQSELDFRITPAVTLGDEEATPDLYPGYALFFQAPLGLSQNYRGLSSLLNARGYYIRYRSNEDQRPSFLPGGVVPVKHRYQLMEYRPPAEQVATPETGSKKGIQGNTVYANENWYKQDLDAVSRPIADNILFMAISPQVPEETLTGTTRKKWWIAPGYQYSSRDTNNATPALDAPILRQDGTLDEGTRHLLPPLVRVTLIAAEEDSLSRWAAARGNSPVDIAAEADAPFDEAEHYERDLDRMKEYLNRQKLNYRVFTASIPLRNAAWDSKTY, via the coding sequence ATGAATGCTCACCTTCATTCACCGGGCAGAAGGTCCAACGGATTCACCCTGGTGGAGTTGCTCGTCTCCACCGCCGTACTGTCCATTCTCCTCCTCGTGACCATGAGTGCCCTGGAGACTATGCAGCGCTCCTGGCGGGAAACCAAAGGCAAGGTGAACCAGTTTCGAAATGCACGCATCGCCTTTGAGACCATCACGCGAAATCTTTCCCAGGCCACGCTGAATACCTACTGGGATTATCATTACAGCAGCACCGGCTCCAATATCCCACCGGCTGAAAGCACTGAGCCGCCCACTGGCTACGTACGCCAGTCAGAGCTGGATTTTCGGATCACGCCCGCTGTAACGTTGGGGGATGAAGAAGCCACTCCTGACTTGTATCCGGGTTACGCTTTGTTTTTTCAGGCACCTTTGGGACTAAGCCAAAACTATCGCGGACTCAGCAGCCTGCTCAATGCACGCGGTTATTACATCCGCTACCGCAGCAATGAAGACCAGCGCCCCTCATTTTTACCCGGTGGCGTGGTACCCGTGAAGCATCGTTACCAACTGATGGAGTACCGTCCCCCCGCAGAGCAGGTCGCAACACCTGAGACTGGCTCAAAAAAAGGTATTCAGGGCAACACCGTCTATGCCAATGAAAACTGGTATAAACAGGATCTGGATGCTGTTTCCCGTCCCATCGCTGACAATATCCTCTTCATGGCCATCTCACCTCAAGTGCCAGAGGAAACCCTGACAGGGACCACCCGCAAAAAGTGGTGGATCGCCCCCGGCTACCAATACAGCTCCCGAGATACCAATAATGCTACTCCCGCGCTGGACGCCCCCATACTCAGACAAGATGGCACTCTTGACGAAGGCACACGCCACCTGCTGCCGCCCCTCGTCCGTGTCACCCTCATCGCGGCGGAAGAGGACAGCCTTAGCCGCTGGGCTGCGGCACGTGGCAACAGTCCAGTGGACATTGCCGCTGAAGCCGATGCCCCCTTTGACGAGGCTGAACATTATGAGCGCGATCTCGACCGCATGAAGGAATACCTCAACCGTCAGAAACTAAACTACCGGGTCTTCACCGCCTCCATCCCCCTGCGCAATGCAGCGTGGGACAGCAAAACTTATTGA
- the vccD gene encoding Verru_Chthon cassette protein D produces the protein MKTFSPATPRRGFTLIESLSVVIILSVLIALATPSMLGAIKASRLTSAGEQITGKIIEAHGLALTFSSDIELRLYKAPLANPVDGSKGHYLQLFQWEENDPDLAAESGSEVASLKQLGPPEILPESIAISANPSFSSLWNLAPQTETSPEGDRDYVAIRFRPDGSTDLLEAVRWHLTLVDSQSSQLTELPPNFYTIQIDPVTSRLEIYRPE, from the coding sequence ATGAAAACGTTTTCTCCCGCCACACCGCGCCGTGGCTTCACACTCATTGAAAGCCTTTCCGTCGTCATTATCCTCAGTGTGCTCATCGCCCTGGCCACCCCTTCCATGCTGGGTGCCATCAAAGCCAGCCGCCTCACCTCCGCAGGGGAACAGATCACAGGTAAAATAATCGAAGCGCATGGGCTGGCACTCACCTTCTCATCCGATATTGAACTGAGGCTGTACAAAGCACCACTGGCCAATCCTGTTGATGGCAGCAAAGGTCACTATTTGCAGCTTTTTCAATGGGAGGAAAACGACCCGGATCTGGCTGCTGAATCCGGTAGTGAAGTGGCCAGTCTCAAACAACTCGGCCCACCTGAAATACTTCCTGAAAGTATCGCCATCAGTGCCAATCCCTCTTTTTCCAGTCTTTGGAATCTGGCTCCACAGACCGAAACCTCCCCTGAAGGAGATCGTGACTATGTGGCCATTCGCTTCCGGCCTGACGGCTCTACCGACTTGCTGGAAGCCGTGCGCTGGCATCTCACCCTGGTTGACAGTCAGAGCAGCCAGCTGACAGAACTGCCGCCCAATTTTTATACCATTCAGATTGATCCCGTCACCTCTAGATTAGAGATCTACCGCCCTGAGTGA